Proteins from a genomic interval of Quercus lobata isolate SW786 chromosome 11, ValleyOak3.0 Primary Assembly, whole genome shotgun sequence:
- the LOC115969153 gene encoding FK506-binding protein 4-like isoform X1 — protein sequence MGNCGSLPKTKGDNDAVPAPELAEEEAVVKEEVKPQIEEVKKDDANVEKQTDGGVNPADDSKVSSLGSLFSNKQTEEKKETKETEKTTDVSSEKKEETLNKEIEGNEKTTEVSLEKKEETLNKEIKESEKATEVSSEKNEEAPKKETKVTERAIEVLLEKKEEAPKTETKENEKTTEVSSMKNEEAPKKETKENEKATEVSSVKKEEPPKKETKENEKTTEVSSVKKEEPPKKETKENEKTTEVLSVKKEEPKTTEVSSVKKEEPPKKETKENEMTIEVSSVKKEEPPKKETKENEKTIEVSSVKKEETPARKETKENEKTIGVSSVKKEETPRKETRENEKTTEVSSVIKEETPRKETRENEKTTEVSSVKKEETPKTGGVKGEPADQKASPAATQAKEAKK from the exons ATGGGTAATTGTGGTAGTTTACCAAAAACCAAGGGTGACAATGATGCGGTTCCGGCACCGGAGCTGGCTGAGGAGGAGGCAGTAGTGAAGGAGGAGGTGAAGCCTCAGATAGAAGAAGTGAAGAAAGATGATGCAAATGTTGAAAAACAGACTGATGGTGGCGTCAACCCTGCCGATGACAGCAAGGTCTCGTCTCTTGGCTCCTTGTTCAGCAACAAG CAGActgaagaaaagaaggaaacaaaAGAGACTGAGAAGACCACCGATGTCTCatcagagaaaaaagaagaaaccttGAACAAGGAAATTGAAGGGAATGAGAAAACCACCGAAGTCTCAttagagaaaaaggaagaaacgTTGAACAAGGAAATTAAAGAGAGTGAGAAAGCCACCGAAGTCTCAtcagagaaaaatgaagaagcgCCAAAGAAGGAAACTAAAGTAACTGAGAGGGCCATCGAAGTCttattagagaaaaaagaagaagccccAAAGACAGAAACTAAAGAGAATGAGAAGACCACCGAAGTCTCATCAATGAAAAATGAAGAAGCACCAAAGAAGGAAACTAAAGAGAATGAGAAGGCCACTGAAGTCTCATcagtgaaaaaagaagaacCCCCAAAGAAGGAAACTAAAGAGAATGAGAAGACCACTGAAGTCTCGTcagtgaaaaaagaagaacCCCCAAAGAAGGAAACTAAAGAGAATGAGAAGACCACTGAAGTCTTGTcagtgaaaaaagaagaacCCAAGACCACTGAAGTCTCATcagtgaaaaaagaagaacCCCCAAAGAAGGAAACTAAAGAGAATGAGATGACCATCGAAGTCTCATcagtgaaaaaagaagaacCCCCAAAGAAGGAAACTAAAGAGAATGAGAAGACCATCGAAGTCTCATcagtgaaaaaagaagaaaccccAGCAAGGAAGGAAACTAAAGAAAATGAGAAGACCATCGGAGTCTCATcagtgaaaaaagaagaaaccccGAGGAAGGAAACTAGAGAGAATGAGAAGACCACCGAAGTCTCATCAgtgataaaagaagaaaccccGAGGAAGGAAACTAGAGAGAATGAGAAGACCACCGAAGTCTCATcagtgaaaaaagaagaaaccccAAAGACTGGGGGGGTAAAGGGGGAACCAGCAGATCAGAAAGCATCTCCAGCTGCAACGCAAGCAAAAGAAGCCAAGAAATAA
- the LOC115969153 gene encoding FK506-binding protein 4-like isoform X2 — protein MGNCGSLPKTKGDNDAVPAPELAEEEAVVKEEVKPQIEEVKKDDANVEKQTDGGVNPADDSKVSSLGSLFSNKTEEKKETKETEKTTDVSSEKKEETLNKEIEGNEKTTEVSLEKKEETLNKEIKESEKATEVSSEKNEEAPKKETKVTERAIEVLLEKKEEAPKTETKENEKTTEVSSMKNEEAPKKETKENEKATEVSSVKKEEPPKKETKENEKTTEVSSVKKEEPPKKETKENEKTTEVLSVKKEEPKTTEVSSVKKEEPPKKETKENEMTIEVSSVKKEEPPKKETKENEKTIEVSSVKKEETPARKETKENEKTIGVSSVKKEETPRKETRENEKTTEVSSVIKEETPRKETRENEKTTEVSSVKKEETPKTGGVKGEPADQKASPAATQAKEAKK, from the exons ATGGGTAATTGTGGTAGTTTACCAAAAACCAAGGGTGACAATGATGCGGTTCCGGCACCGGAGCTGGCTGAGGAGGAGGCAGTAGTGAAGGAGGAGGTGAAGCCTCAGATAGAAGAAGTGAAGAAAGATGATGCAAATGTTGAAAAACAGACTGATGGTGGCGTCAACCCTGCCGATGACAGCAAGGTCTCGTCTCTTGGCTCCTTGTTCAGCAACAAG ActgaagaaaagaaggaaacaaaAGAGACTGAGAAGACCACCGATGTCTCatcagagaaaaaagaagaaaccttGAACAAGGAAATTGAAGGGAATGAGAAAACCACCGAAGTCTCAttagagaaaaaggaagaaacgTTGAACAAGGAAATTAAAGAGAGTGAGAAAGCCACCGAAGTCTCAtcagagaaaaatgaagaagcgCCAAAGAAGGAAACTAAAGTAACTGAGAGGGCCATCGAAGTCttattagagaaaaaagaagaagccccAAAGACAGAAACTAAAGAGAATGAGAAGACCACCGAAGTCTCATCAATGAAAAATGAAGAAGCACCAAAGAAGGAAACTAAAGAGAATGAGAAGGCCACTGAAGTCTCATcagtgaaaaaagaagaacCCCCAAAGAAGGAAACTAAAGAGAATGAGAAGACCACTGAAGTCTCGTcagtgaaaaaagaagaacCCCCAAAGAAGGAAACTAAAGAGAATGAGAAGACCACTGAAGTCTTGTcagtgaaaaaagaagaacCCAAGACCACTGAAGTCTCATcagtgaaaaaagaagaacCCCCAAAGAAGGAAACTAAAGAGAATGAGATGACCATCGAAGTCTCATcagtgaaaaaagaagaacCCCCAAAGAAGGAAACTAAAGAGAATGAGAAGACCATCGAAGTCTCATcagtgaaaaaagaagaaaccccAGCAAGGAAGGAAACTAAAGAAAATGAGAAGACCATCGGAGTCTCATcagtgaaaaaagaagaaaccccGAGGAAGGAAACTAGAGAGAATGAGAAGACCACCGAAGTCTCATCAgtgataaaagaagaaaccccGAGGAAGGAAACTAGAGAGAATGAGAAGACCACCGAAGTCTCATcagtgaaaaaagaagaaaccccAAAGACTGGGGGGGTAAAGGGGGAACCAGCAGATCAGAAAGCATCTCCAGCTGCAACGCAAGCAAAAGAAGCCAAGAAATAA